One Phaseolus vulgaris cultivar G19833 chromosome 11, P. vulgaris v2.0, whole genome shotgun sequence genomic window carries:
- the LOC137825279 gene encoding uncharacterized protein isoform X1 produces MGFDNECIVNIQSLAGEYFCPVCRLLVFPNEALQSQCTHLYCKPCLTYTVSTTKACPYDGYLVTEADSKPLTESNKTLAETIGKIAVHCLYHRSGCTWQGTLSECTSHCSGCAFGNSPVVCNRCGIQIVHRQVQEHAQNCPGVQGQAQQVTTTQDPSTTSVAASTDQNQNATPVAATAAQAVTTAMPGQVSNHQPNLTSQTQALVQTTGQPAAEQWYQQQQYQQYYQQYPGQDPYQQQYQHYYPYQQSMVPQYQQAYGQPQPQSQSQPQAQLQPQPQPQAQHQSQQPQLQSQPQAQGLPHPPSHIQAPVVPPAQNQMQVQQQPQQLQPAVQPHGQTSHAPGHALPQSQTQPYPYPQVQPHSVQPQPQQPMQIPPYQQPPPQMQHSQPQIQQPVQKYPVPQSQVHAQLQPNAPVQHPSQLPMPPHHPVTPNVQPQVQNATTHSVTGHHSYPQPLPHPNMQTGVPQHPMHMHPQNGPQPQAQHSVQMQNQFPPQIPTMRPNQSHAIFPNQQSSVQGQTTPPLQQQPVYSHNQQPGQINQRPTMQPVQQIPQQQPFAQHQMSMPSHLRPLGPAHSFPKHVYSQSQGNIAPSNNIQHSQSQNAGGRPLVPNHAGHLQPFAQSANTIPVRHGQNGAGYLHENQKSLAGTNNPVQLPSELQSRAPETIERHGDVGEQQTESAAGKLGKNLDIVSGSANELKSEKFEASLKPIEVGNMQNNEDPHSIKTSVPNANAVENADSVNKNLGMGAAAESNWKPAVSNKSGGAMHGVQNDSNEHSVQGNEFQEGHPPNTETKLPESETDKLHNDDNPTVSNSQSNGSFAQLSHSATFTDQSKHHQPMTNYAPSVQQRSSAMLASQSPHLTIPNQPLSSLHSSALVRNHGSAHDPHTGHASAENFPPTMFKQPQDSDITLGRGFQPQSLGPPQPFNQVHEPPFRAGTSNFSRLGGPQFGAPLPGDMHGRMAANLPPHGTEGLGLHDERFKPFLVSNQQTMDRREYDDDLKKFSRLPMDAESISKYGNYSLSAHESGKRSVGIHDDVIKKSGSALHPGYLGPGPGYGRHHMDGMTPRSPVGEYAEMSSRRLGPHSGSLIGKSGIDDFDGRVPRHFGGEFRDSRFPHLPSHLHRDEFDGFGNFRIGEHPRSGDFIGQDEYAGHFRRGEPLGPHNFPRHLQLGEPVGFGAHPGHMRAVEHGSFRSFESFAKGSRPGHPQLGEPGFRSSFSLPGFPNDAGFLTGDIRSFDNLRRRKVSSMGWCRICKADCETVEGLDLHSQTKEHQKMAMDMVKTIKQNAKKQKLIPSEQPTVDEGNKTHNTGFEGRGNKH; encoded by the exons ATGGGATTTGATAATGAGTGCATAGTGAACATTCAATCTCTTGCTGGAGAGTACTTCTGTCCTGTGTGTCGGTTGCTTGTATTTCCAAATGAAGCTTTGCAGTCACAATGTACTCATTTATACTGCAAGCCGTGTTTGACATACACTGTGAGCACTACAAAGGCTTGCCCATATGATGGTTACTTGGTCACTGAGGCAGATTCCAAG CCTCTGACAGAGTCAAATAAGACACTTGCTGAAACTATTGGAAAAATAGCAGTTCACTGCCTTTATCATAGAAGTGGGTGCACATGGCAAGGAACTTTGTCTGAGTGCACATCTCATTGTTCTGGATGTGCTTTTGGAAATTCTCCCGTAGTTTGCAATAGGTGTGGGATACAAATAGTGCATCGCCAAGTACAAGAACATGCACAAAACTGCCCT GGTGTGCAAGGTCAGGCACAACAGGTGACCACTACCCAGGATCCTTCAACTACTAGTGTTGCTGCTTCTACGGATCAGAACCAGAATGCTACCCCTGTTGCAGCAACCGCTGCACAAGCTGTCACAACTGCCATGCCTGGGCAGGTTTCAAATCACCAACCCAATCTTACGTCTCAAACACAAGCTTTAGTTCAAACTACTGGGCAGCCAGCGGCGGAGCAGTGGTATCAGCAGCAACAGTATCAACAATACTACCAGCAATACCCTGGACAAGATCCATACCAACAGCAGTATCAACATTACTATCCCTATCAACAGTCCATGGTTCCACAGTACCAGCAGGCCTATGGTCAGCCCCAACCTCAGTCTCAATCACAGCCTCAGGCCCAGCTTCAACCTCAGCCCCAGCCACAGGCCCAACACCAATCACAGCAGCCTCAACTTCAATCACAGCCTCAGGCTCAAGGACTTCCTCATCCACCTTCACATATTCAGGCTCCGGTGGTCCCACCAGCTCAGAATCAGATGCAAGTTCAACAACAACCTCAGCAACTTCAACCTGCTGTGCAGCCACATGGACAGACGAGTCATGCACCTGGTCATGCCCTCCCTCAATCTCAGACTCAGCCCTATCCATACCCACAAGTTCAGCCTCATTCTGTCCAACCTCAACCCCAACAGCCTATGCAAATTCCTCCATATCAGCAACCTCCTCCTCAAATGCAGCATTCACAACCTCAAATTCAGCAACCAGTTCAGAAGTATCCTGTTCCTCAATCTCAAGTTCATGCACAACTGCAACCTAATGCTCCAGTTCAACATCCCTCTCAGCTCCCAATGCCTCCTCACCATCCTGTGACACCTAATGTCCAGCCTCAAGTGCAAAATGCAACGACACATTCAGTGACAGGGCATCACTCTTATCCACAACCTCTGCCTCACCCAAATATGCAAACGGGGGTTCCTCAACATCCTATGCACATGCATCCTCAAAATGGGCCCCAACCCCAGGCTCAACACTCTGTCCAGATGCAAAATCAATTTCCTCCTCAAATTCCAACCATGCGTCCAAATCAATCTCATGCTATATTTCCTAACCAGCAATCATCTGTTCAGGGCCAAACAACCCCTCCTTTGCAACAACAGCCTGTGTATTCCCATAATCAACAACCTGGACAAATAAACCAACGTCCTACTATGCAACCAGTTCAACAAATACCTCAGCAGCAGCCATTTGCACAGCACCAAATGTCTATGCCATCTCATTTACGACCACTGGGTCCAGCACATTCATTTCCCAAACATGTGTATTCACAGTCACAGGGTAATATTGCACCATCAAATAACATTCAGCACAGTCAATCTCAAAATGCTGGAGGAAGGCCTTTAGTTCCTAACCATGCAGGCCATCTACAGCCATTTGCGCAATCTGCCAATACTATTCCAGTTAGACATGGGCAAAATGGTGCTGGCTACTTGCATGAAAATCAGAAATCGTTGGCTGGTACCAATAATCCAGTACAGTTGCCTTCTGAATTGCAGTCTAGGGCACCAGAAACAATAGAAAGACACGGTGATGTTGGCGAACAACAAACTGAGTCTGCTGCGGGTAAACTCGGTAAAAATTTGGACATAGTGTCTGGATCAGCAAATGAgttgaaatctgaaaaattcgAAGCCAGCTTGAAACCAATTGAGGTTGGGAATATGCAAAATAATGAAGATCCACACTCCATTAAGACTTCTGTCCCAAATGCCAATGCAGTAGAAAATGCTGATTCTGTGAATAAGAATCTAGGGATGGGGGCGGCTGCTGAAAGCAATTGGAAGCCTGCGGTTAGTAATAAATCTGGTGGTGCAATGCACGGGGTTCAAAATGACAGTAATGAGCATTCTGTCCAAGGCAATGAATTTCAAGAAGGACATCCACCAAACACAGAGACAAAACTCCCTGAGTCAGAAACTGATAAATTACACAATGATGACAATCCTACCGTATCTAACTCTCAAAGCAATGGGAGTTTTGCTCAGTTGTCTCATTCAGCCACTTTCACGGATCAGAGTAAGCATCATCAACCAATGACTAATTATGCGCCTTCCGTTCAGCAGAGATCTTCTGCAATGTTAGCATCACAATCGCCACACCTGACAATTCCAAACCAGCCACTCTCTTCATTGCACTCTTCAGCCCTTGTCAGGAATCATGGATCTGCCCATGATCCTCATACAGGACACGCCTCAGCAGAGAATTTTCCGCCAACCATGTTTAAGCAGCCACAAGATTCTGACATTACTCTCGGACGAGGCTTTCAACCTCAGTCTCTTGGACCCCCGCAACCATTTAACCAAGTCCACGAGCCTCCTTTCCGTGCTGGAACATCAAATTTTTCTCGTCTTGGAGGGCCTCAATTTGGTGCACCACTTCCTGGAGATATGCATGGTCGAATGGCAGCCAACTTACCACCACATGGTACTGAAGGTTTGGGTTTGCATGATGAAAGGTTCAAACCTTTCCTTGTTTCAAATCAGCAAACTATGGATAGAAGAGAGTATGACGATGATCTTAAGAAATTCTCTAGGCTGCCTATGGATGCTGAGTCAATTTCTAAATATGGAAATTATTCATTAAGTGCACATGAATCTGGAAAGAGATCAGTTGGTATTCATGACGATGTCATTAAGAAATCAGGTTCGGCACTTCATCCTGGTTATCTTGGACCAGGTCCTGGATATGGGAGACATCATATGGATGGCATGACTCCTAGAAGTCCTGTTGGTGAATATGCTGAGATGTCTTCCAGGAGATTGGGGCCCCACTCTGGTAGTCTTATTGGTAAGTCAGGTATAGATGATTTTGATGGCAGAGTTCCTCGTCATTTTGGTGGTGAGTTCCGTGATAGTCGGTTTCCTCATTTGCCTAGCCATTTGCATAGAGATGAATTTGATGGTTTTGGTAACTTCCGAATTGGTGAACACCCAAGGAGTGGTGATTTCATTGGTCAAGATGAATATGCTGGCCATTTCCGAAGGGGTGAACCTTTGGGTCCTCATAATTTTCCTAGACATTTGCAGCTTGGGGAGCCTGTTGGTTTTGGTGCCCATCCTGGTCATATGAGAGCAGTTGAACATGGCAGTTTTCGTAGTTTTGAATCATTTGCAAAAGGCAGCCGGCCAGGTCATCCGCAACTTGGTGAGCCTGGGTTCAGGAGCAGCTTTTCTCTTCCTGGATTTCCCAATGATGCTGGATTTTTAACA gGAGATATCAGGTCGTTTGATAATTTGAGGAGAAGGAAGGTTTCCAGCATGGGGTGGTGCCGGATATGTAAAGCTGACTGTGAAACCGTTGAAGGTCTGGACTTGCATTCACAAACAAAGGAGCACCAGAAGATGGCTATGGACATGGTCAAGACAATCAAACAAAATGCGAAGAAACAGAAGTT aATACCCAGTGAACAACCCACAGTTGATGAGGGAAACAAGACACACAATACTGGTTTTGAGGGTCGTGGAAATAAGCATTGA
- the LOC137825279 gene encoding uncharacterized protein isoform X2 yields MGFDNECIVNIQSLAGEYFCPVCRLLVFPNEALQSQCTHLYCKPCLTYTVSTTKACPYDGYLVTEADSKPLTESNKTLAETIGKIAVHCLYHRSGCTWQGTLSECTSHCSGCAFGNSPVVCNRCGIQIVHRQVQEHAQNCPGVQGQAQQVTTTQDPSTTSVAASTDQNQNATPVAATAAQAVTTAMPGQVSNHQPNLTSQTQALVQTTGQPAAEQWYQQQQYQQYYQQYPGQDPYQQQYQHYYPYQQSMVPQYQQAYGQPQPQSQSQPQAQLQPQPQPQAQHQSQQPQLQSQPQAQGLPHPPSHIQAPVVPPAQNQMQVQQQPQQLQPAVQPHGQTSHAPGHALPQSQTQPYPYPQVQPHSVQPQPQQPMQIPPYQQPPPQMQHSQPQIQQPVQKYPVPQSQVHAQLQPNAPVQHPSQLPMPPHHPVTPNVQPQVQNATTHSVTGHHSYPQPLPHPNMQTGVPQHPMHMHPQNGPQPQAQHSVQMQNQFPPQIPTMRPNQSHAIFPNQQSSVQGQTTPPLQQQPVYSHNQQPGQINQRPTMQPVQQIPQQQPFAQHQMSMPSHLRPLGPAHSFPKHVYSQSQGNIAPSNNIQHSQSQNAGGRPLVPNHAGHLQPFAQSANTIPVRHGQNGAGYLHENQKSLAGTNNPVQLPSELQSRAPETIERHGDVGEQQTESAAGKLGKNLDIVSGSANELKSEKFEASLKPIEVGNMQNNEDPHSIKTSVPNANAVENADSVNKNLGMGAAAESNWKPAVSNKSGGAMHGVQNDSNEHSVQGNEFQEGHPPNTETKLPESETDKLHNDDNPTVSNSQSNGSFAQLSHSATFTDQSKHHQPMTNYAPSVQQRSSAMLASQSPHLTIPNQPLSSLHSSALVRNHGSAHDPHTGHASAENFPPTMFKQPQDSDITLGRGFQPQSLGPPQPFNQVHEPPFRAGTSNFSRLGGPQFGAPLPGDMHGRMAANLPPHGTEGLGLHDERFKPFLVSNQQTMDRREYDDDLKKFSRLPMDAESISKYGNYSLSAHESGKRSVGIHDDVIKKSGSALHPGYLGPGPGYGRHHMDGMTPRSPVGEYAEMSSRRLGPHSGSLIGKSGIDDFDGRVPRHFGGEFRDSRFPHLPSHLHRDEFDGFGNFRIGEHPRSGDFIGQDEYAGHFRRGEPLGPHNFPRHLQLGEPVGFGAHPGHMRAVEHGSFRSFESFAKGSRPGHPQLGEPGFRSSFSLPGFPNDAGFLTGDIRSFDNLRRRKVSSMGWCRICKADCETVEGLDLHSQTKEHQKMAMDMVKTIKQNAKKQKL; encoded by the exons ATGGGATTTGATAATGAGTGCATAGTGAACATTCAATCTCTTGCTGGAGAGTACTTCTGTCCTGTGTGTCGGTTGCTTGTATTTCCAAATGAAGCTTTGCAGTCACAATGTACTCATTTATACTGCAAGCCGTGTTTGACATACACTGTGAGCACTACAAAGGCTTGCCCATATGATGGTTACTTGGTCACTGAGGCAGATTCCAAG CCTCTGACAGAGTCAAATAAGACACTTGCTGAAACTATTGGAAAAATAGCAGTTCACTGCCTTTATCATAGAAGTGGGTGCACATGGCAAGGAACTTTGTCTGAGTGCACATCTCATTGTTCTGGATGTGCTTTTGGAAATTCTCCCGTAGTTTGCAATAGGTGTGGGATACAAATAGTGCATCGCCAAGTACAAGAACATGCACAAAACTGCCCT GGTGTGCAAGGTCAGGCACAACAGGTGACCACTACCCAGGATCCTTCAACTACTAGTGTTGCTGCTTCTACGGATCAGAACCAGAATGCTACCCCTGTTGCAGCAACCGCTGCACAAGCTGTCACAACTGCCATGCCTGGGCAGGTTTCAAATCACCAACCCAATCTTACGTCTCAAACACAAGCTTTAGTTCAAACTACTGGGCAGCCAGCGGCGGAGCAGTGGTATCAGCAGCAACAGTATCAACAATACTACCAGCAATACCCTGGACAAGATCCATACCAACAGCAGTATCAACATTACTATCCCTATCAACAGTCCATGGTTCCACAGTACCAGCAGGCCTATGGTCAGCCCCAACCTCAGTCTCAATCACAGCCTCAGGCCCAGCTTCAACCTCAGCCCCAGCCACAGGCCCAACACCAATCACAGCAGCCTCAACTTCAATCACAGCCTCAGGCTCAAGGACTTCCTCATCCACCTTCACATATTCAGGCTCCGGTGGTCCCACCAGCTCAGAATCAGATGCAAGTTCAACAACAACCTCAGCAACTTCAACCTGCTGTGCAGCCACATGGACAGACGAGTCATGCACCTGGTCATGCCCTCCCTCAATCTCAGACTCAGCCCTATCCATACCCACAAGTTCAGCCTCATTCTGTCCAACCTCAACCCCAACAGCCTATGCAAATTCCTCCATATCAGCAACCTCCTCCTCAAATGCAGCATTCACAACCTCAAATTCAGCAACCAGTTCAGAAGTATCCTGTTCCTCAATCTCAAGTTCATGCACAACTGCAACCTAATGCTCCAGTTCAACATCCCTCTCAGCTCCCAATGCCTCCTCACCATCCTGTGACACCTAATGTCCAGCCTCAAGTGCAAAATGCAACGACACATTCAGTGACAGGGCATCACTCTTATCCACAACCTCTGCCTCACCCAAATATGCAAACGGGGGTTCCTCAACATCCTATGCACATGCATCCTCAAAATGGGCCCCAACCCCAGGCTCAACACTCTGTCCAGATGCAAAATCAATTTCCTCCTCAAATTCCAACCATGCGTCCAAATCAATCTCATGCTATATTTCCTAACCAGCAATCATCTGTTCAGGGCCAAACAACCCCTCCTTTGCAACAACAGCCTGTGTATTCCCATAATCAACAACCTGGACAAATAAACCAACGTCCTACTATGCAACCAGTTCAACAAATACCTCAGCAGCAGCCATTTGCACAGCACCAAATGTCTATGCCATCTCATTTACGACCACTGGGTCCAGCACATTCATTTCCCAAACATGTGTATTCACAGTCACAGGGTAATATTGCACCATCAAATAACATTCAGCACAGTCAATCTCAAAATGCTGGAGGAAGGCCTTTAGTTCCTAACCATGCAGGCCATCTACAGCCATTTGCGCAATCTGCCAATACTATTCCAGTTAGACATGGGCAAAATGGTGCTGGCTACTTGCATGAAAATCAGAAATCGTTGGCTGGTACCAATAATCCAGTACAGTTGCCTTCTGAATTGCAGTCTAGGGCACCAGAAACAATAGAAAGACACGGTGATGTTGGCGAACAACAAACTGAGTCTGCTGCGGGTAAACTCGGTAAAAATTTGGACATAGTGTCTGGATCAGCAAATGAgttgaaatctgaaaaattcgAAGCCAGCTTGAAACCAATTGAGGTTGGGAATATGCAAAATAATGAAGATCCACACTCCATTAAGACTTCTGTCCCAAATGCCAATGCAGTAGAAAATGCTGATTCTGTGAATAAGAATCTAGGGATGGGGGCGGCTGCTGAAAGCAATTGGAAGCCTGCGGTTAGTAATAAATCTGGTGGTGCAATGCACGGGGTTCAAAATGACAGTAATGAGCATTCTGTCCAAGGCAATGAATTTCAAGAAGGACATCCACCAAACACAGAGACAAAACTCCCTGAGTCAGAAACTGATAAATTACACAATGATGACAATCCTACCGTATCTAACTCTCAAAGCAATGGGAGTTTTGCTCAGTTGTCTCATTCAGCCACTTTCACGGATCAGAGTAAGCATCATCAACCAATGACTAATTATGCGCCTTCCGTTCAGCAGAGATCTTCTGCAATGTTAGCATCACAATCGCCACACCTGACAATTCCAAACCAGCCACTCTCTTCATTGCACTCTTCAGCCCTTGTCAGGAATCATGGATCTGCCCATGATCCTCATACAGGACACGCCTCAGCAGAGAATTTTCCGCCAACCATGTTTAAGCAGCCACAAGATTCTGACATTACTCTCGGACGAGGCTTTCAACCTCAGTCTCTTGGACCCCCGCAACCATTTAACCAAGTCCACGAGCCTCCTTTCCGTGCTGGAACATCAAATTTTTCTCGTCTTGGAGGGCCTCAATTTGGTGCACCACTTCCTGGAGATATGCATGGTCGAATGGCAGCCAACTTACCACCACATGGTACTGAAGGTTTGGGTTTGCATGATGAAAGGTTCAAACCTTTCCTTGTTTCAAATCAGCAAACTATGGATAGAAGAGAGTATGACGATGATCTTAAGAAATTCTCTAGGCTGCCTATGGATGCTGAGTCAATTTCTAAATATGGAAATTATTCATTAAGTGCACATGAATCTGGAAAGAGATCAGTTGGTATTCATGACGATGTCATTAAGAAATCAGGTTCGGCACTTCATCCTGGTTATCTTGGACCAGGTCCTGGATATGGGAGACATCATATGGATGGCATGACTCCTAGAAGTCCTGTTGGTGAATATGCTGAGATGTCTTCCAGGAGATTGGGGCCCCACTCTGGTAGTCTTATTGGTAAGTCAGGTATAGATGATTTTGATGGCAGAGTTCCTCGTCATTTTGGTGGTGAGTTCCGTGATAGTCGGTTTCCTCATTTGCCTAGCCATTTGCATAGAGATGAATTTGATGGTTTTGGTAACTTCCGAATTGGTGAACACCCAAGGAGTGGTGATTTCATTGGTCAAGATGAATATGCTGGCCATTTCCGAAGGGGTGAACCTTTGGGTCCTCATAATTTTCCTAGACATTTGCAGCTTGGGGAGCCTGTTGGTTTTGGTGCCCATCCTGGTCATATGAGAGCAGTTGAACATGGCAGTTTTCGTAGTTTTGAATCATTTGCAAAAGGCAGCCGGCCAGGTCATCCGCAACTTGGTGAGCCTGGGTTCAGGAGCAGCTTTTCTCTTCCTGGATTTCCCAATGATGCTGGATTTTTAACA gGAGATATCAGGTCGTTTGATAATTTGAGGAGAAGGAAGGTTTCCAGCATGGGGTGGTGCCGGATATGTAAAGCTGACTGTGAAACCGTTGAAGGTCTGGACTTGCATTCACAAACAAAGGAGCACCAGAAGATGGCTATGGACATGGTCAAGACAATCAAACAAAATGCGAAGAAACAGAAGTTGTAG